TATTCCCGCGCGCAGTGTGCGGCTGGAGGTCAGTGAGGAAGAGCTTGAAAAGCGCCGCGCCGAAGAGCTGGCCCGTGGGGCGGCCGCCTTTACGCCCCGCGCACGCGTTCGGGATGTTTCGACCTCCCTGCGCATCTACGGGCTGATGGCAGCCTCTGCCGACAAGGGCGGCGCGCGCGATGTGGAGCGGCTCGCCGCTCTGGAGCAATTCGCCAAGACGCTCTGAGAACGACCAGGAACAGGAAAGGCCCGCCGCCATGCCGACATTCGATTTCGTCCCCGCCTCCACCGAGGATTTCCGCCGCCGCGCCGAGCGCCGCCTGCCGCGTTTCCTGTTCGACTATGTCGATGGCGGGGCCTATGGCGAGCGCACGCTGGCCGCCAATGAGGCCGGTTTTGCCCGGATCGGGCTACACCAGCGGGTGATGCGCGATGTTTCGGCCTGCGACATGGCCACTGCGCTGGCCGGGCAGGCGGCGGCGCTGCCGGTGGCCCTTGCGCCCGTTGGCATGGCCGGGATGCTGGCACAGCGCGGCGAGGTGCAGGCCAAGCGCGCGGCCGATGCGGCCGGGGTGCCTTTCACGCTCTCCACCGTGTCGATCTGTTCGATGGAGGAGGTCGCGGCGGTGTCCGAGGTGCCCTTCTGGTTCCAGCTCTACATGCTGCGGGATCGCGCCGTGGTGCAGGAGCTGTTGGAGCGCGCCTGGGGCCTTGGGGTGCGCACGCTGCTGTTCACGGTGGATCTGGCTGTGGTGGGCGCGCGCTATCGCGATGTGAGGAACGGCATCGCGGGCGGGGCCTCGAGGCTGGCCCGCCTGCGCGCTGGGCCGGTGGATTTCGCCGCCCATCCGCGCTGGCTCTGGGACGTGGCGCTCAAGGGCAAGCCGCACGGCTTTGGCAACCTCTCCACCTATGTGCCCAACGCCACCAACCCGCAGGCCTATCGCGGCTGGGTGGAGAGTCAGTTCGATGCCTCCGTCACCTGGGAGGACATCCGCTGGCTGCGCGATCAGTGGAAAGGGCGGCTCGTGATCAAGGGCGTGTTGAACGGCGAGGATGCGAAAGCCGCTGTGGAAGCGGGGGCCGATGGCGTGATTGTCTCCAACCACGGCGGGCGGCAGTTGGATGGTGTTGCTGCTTCAATCGAGGCGCTGCCCGAGGTTGTGGCCGAAGTGGGCGAGGCTTGCGAGGTTCTGATGGATGGCGGCGTGCGCAGCGGGCTCGACGTGCTGCGGGCGGTCTCGCTCGGGGCGAAAGGCGTGCTCATTGGGCGGCCCTGGGCCTGGGCGATGGGCGCGGGCGGGGAGGCGGCTGTTTCGGCGCTTCTGAAAACATGGCAGGGCGAGATGCGCGTGGCCATGGCGCTGACCGGCATCCAGAGCCTTGCGGAGGCCGGCCCCGGCCTGCTGCGCCCCGCCACCGCTTAAGCCGTGGCAGGGCGCGCTTTCTGGCCTACTTCACCGCCCCGGCGGTGAGGCCGGATTGGAACTGCCGCGTCATCAGCAGGTAGGCTACGACGACGGGCAGGGTCGAGATCACCACCGAGGCAAAGACCAAGCCCCATTCGGTGGAATAGGCCCCGATGAAACTGACGATCCCAACGGGCATCGTCTGGGCTTCGGGCTTGAAGGCGATGATCAGCGGGATGAAGAACTCGTTCCACATCCAGACCCCGTTCAGGATCGCCACCGAGACGAGGCCCGGCTTCATCAGCGGCATCACCACGCGCCAAAAGATCTGCCATTCGGTGGCGCCGTCCATCCGGGCAGCATGGATCAGATCGCGCGGCAGGGCGGCGGCGATGGGCGTCAGCACCAGCACGCCCAGCGGCAGGCCCATGGCGATATAGGGGAAGATCAGCGCCAGCAGCGTGCCGAAGAAGCCAAGGGCCTTGAGCAGGATGAACAGCGGCAGGATGATCGCATGCACCGGGATCAGCAGGCCCGACACGAAGAGCGAATAGAGCGGCAGCGCGAATTTCTTCTCTTTGCGGCTGATGCCATAGGCGATCATCGTGGCCAGCACCGTGGAGCAGATCACCGAAACGGATGTGACGATGATCGTGTTCGGCAGCGTGATCGAGATATGGGCATCCGTCCAGGCGCGGGCGTAGTTGTCAAAGGCCCAGCTCTTCGGCATGCCGAAGGGGTTCATGAAGAACTCCGGCACCGTCTTGAAGCTGGCGATCACCATGAAGAACAACGGCCCCAGCACCCAGGCGCAGGCGATCAGCAGCACCGAGGTGCGCATGGCCTTGCCAAGGAAGCGCTTCAGCGGTCCGGCGCTGTGGGTCAGCGGCGCGGCGGCAGGGCGGGAGGTGGCGGTTGCGGTATAGGTCATTGCTCGATCTCCCGGCTGCGCAGGATGCGGATGAGGCCCCAGCAGATCGCCGCCATCACCACCAGAACGAGGATGGAGATCGCCACGCCGAAGGCAAAGCGGACTTCCGCCGACGAGAAGGCGGAGCCGCCGAAGGCGGTGCGGTAGATCAGCGTGCCCAGCACGTCTGTCGCGAAGTTTGGCGCGCCTAAGGGGCCGGTCAGCACGTAGACGACGTCAAAGGTGCGGAAGGTGCCGATGAAGGTGAGCACGGTGAGGGCTGTGAAGGCGGGCGAAAGCTGCGGAAACACCACGCGCCAGAACACCTGACGGCTGTTCGCGCCGTCCATCTCGGCGGCCTGTTTCAGCTCTTCGGGCACATTCTGCAGGCTCGAAAGGTAAATGATGATCGACCAGCCAAGGCTGTTCCACGCGATCACCATGATGATCGTGGGCAGCGCGGTGGCAGGGTTGGAGAGCCATTGCTCGGCCAGAAAGCCCAGCCCGATCGCCTTCAGCATCGGGTTGATGAGGCCGATATTGGCGGAAAGCATCAGCGTCCAGACAAAGCCGGTTGCCACCAGCGACATGATCACCGGCAGGAACAGCACCGTGCGGTAGACTTCCATGAAACGCGGGCGTTCGTTCAGCAGCACCGCGATGTAGAGCCCCACCGTGTGCTGGAAGACGAGGATCACCACGAAGATGATCGCATTGTGCCAGGCGGCGCGCCAGAAGGGCGCATGCATCAGGATCTCGACGTAATTGGCGAGGCCGATGAAGCTGTACTCATTGCCCAGCCCCGTCCAGTCGGTGAGCGAGATGGCGACGGCGAAGCCGAGCGGAAACAGCATCACGGCGGCGAAGAACAGGAAGCCCGGCAGCACGAACCAGAGGTGTCCGTAGGTGCGGGCGAAGGCCGAGGGTGGCTTTGGCGGGCGGGGGGTGGCGGCGTGCGACATCTGGCTATTCCTTGCGCGCAGGGCGCAATCGGGCAGGGAAAAGGGAAACAGCGGCCCCTTATTAGGAGGCCGCCGTGGCTGTGCTTGCGATCAGCTGCCGGAGGGCTGCACGGCCTCTTGCAGGCGGGCGGCGAACTCTTCAGGCGTGATTTCGCCAAGGAAGAGCGCGCCGACGTTCTGCTGCGCGGCCGAGAAGACAGCGCCGGTCTCAGGCAGCTCGTAGAACACGCGCACGTCGTTGGAGAGCGCGGCCTCGATCATCTCCTTGATGACGCGGTTCTCGGACGGCACGACGCCTTTCGTGGTGGAGAGCGTGATCGTGTCCACCACCATCTGCGCGGCCTCGGTGCCCATCATCCACTGCAGGAACTGTTTGGCTTCTTCCGGGTGCTCGGACTGGCTGTTGATGGCGTAGACATATTCCATCCCCGTCACCGTGGCCGGTGTGCCGCCTTCAACGGCGGGGAAGGGCACCACGCCCAGATCGACGGCCGGGTTGATCTCCTGATAGCCGGCGTAATCGGCCGAGCCACCGGGCATCATCGCGCCCTGACCAAGGGCGGCGAGCGCCTTGCCTTCCACGTAGGGCGTGGAGAGCGCGCCGTCCTGCATGCAGGGGTAGATGTCCTGCAGGAACTGGGCGGCGGCCACCAGATCCGGGTCGGTGAACTTGCGCTCACCGGCGCGCAGCTGCTCGTAGCCTTCCGCGCCCATCACCGAGGAGGCCATCATCATGTAGAGGAAGCTCGGCACGATGCCGTCCTGCGCGGGCACGACGAGCGGGGTGATGCCGCGCTCTTTCAGGGTGGCGCAGACCTCCATGAACTCGGACTGCGTGGAGGGCGGGGTCAGGCCCTGCTCTTCAAAGATGTTGCGGTGGTAATAGAGGCCCACCGTATAGGCGCCCATGATCGGGGCGGCGTAGTTCTTGTCGCCGTTGGTGATCGCGTCGCGGCCTGCATCGGTGAGGCCGGAGTAATCCAGCGCGCCGGTCAGATCCGTCAGGTAGCCTGCAGCGGCGGCGGCGTCGATCTCGGGTCCGGCGGGCAGGCCGAAGAGATCGGGCGCTTCACCGGCGGCCAGCGCGGTGTTCAGGCGGGCGGAGTAGTTGGTGCCCGCGATTTCCTCCAGCTCGATCTTGATGCCGGGGTTGGCTTCTTCGAACTTGTCCAGGATCGCCTGCGCGCGGTCTTTCCACTCCGGGTGGTTGTGCCACATCGTGAGTGTCACATCCCCGGCAAGCGCGCCGGCGGCTGTCAGGGCAAGGGACGAGGCCAGAAGGCCCGTTTTAAGCAGCGATTTCATTCTCTCCTCCGTGTGTTGAAATCGTATGGTTTTTGGTCTTTCGGGCCGGAGCCGGCGGGCCTGTC
The sequence above is drawn from the Pseudoruegeria sp. SHC-113 genome and encodes:
- a CDS encoding L-lactate dehydrogenase; the protein is MPTFDFVPASTEDFRRRAERRLPRFLFDYVDGGAYGERTLAANEAGFARIGLHQRVMRDVSACDMATALAGQAAALPVALAPVGMAGMLAQRGEVQAKRAADAAGVPFTLSTVSICSMEEVAAVSEVPFWFQLYMLRDRAVVQELLERAWGLGVRTLLFTVDLAVVGARYRDVRNGIAGGASRLARLRAGPVDFAAHPRWLWDVALKGKPHGFGNLSTYVPNATNPQAYRGWVESQFDASVTWEDIRWLRDQWKGRLVIKGVLNGEDAKAAVEAGADGVIVSNHGGRQLDGVAASIEALPEVVAEVGEACEVLMDGGVRSGLDVLRAVSLGAKGVLIGRPWAWAMGAGGEAAVSALLKTWQGEMRVAMALTGIQSLAEAGPGLLRPATA
- a CDS encoding carbohydrate ABC transporter permease, encoding MTYTATATSRPAAAPLTHSAGPLKRFLGKAMRTSVLLIACAWVLGPLFFMVIASFKTVPEFFMNPFGMPKSWAFDNYARAWTDAHISITLPNTIIVTSVSVICSTVLATMIAYGISRKEKKFALPLYSLFVSGLLIPVHAIILPLFILLKALGFFGTLLALIFPYIAMGLPLGVLVLTPIAAALPRDLIHAARMDGATEWQIFWRVVMPLMKPGLVSVAILNGVWMWNEFFIPLIIAFKPEAQTMPVGIVSFIGAYSTEWGLVFASVVISTLPVVVAYLLMTRQFQSGLTAGAVK
- a CDS encoding ABC transporter substrate-binding protein, translated to MKSLLKTGLLASSLALTAAGALAGDVTLTMWHNHPEWKDRAQAILDKFEEANPGIKIELEEIAGTNYSARLNTALAAGEAPDLFGLPAGPEIDAAAAAGYLTDLTGALDYSGLTDAGRDAITNGDKNYAAPIMGAYTVGLYYHRNIFEEQGLTPPSTQSEFMEVCATLKERGITPLVVPAQDGIVPSFLYMMMASSVMGAEGYEQLRAGERKFTDPDLVAAAQFLQDIYPCMQDGALSTPYVEGKALAALGQGAMMPGGSADYAGYQEINPAVDLGVVPFPAVEGGTPATVTGMEYVYAINSQSEHPEEAKQFLQWMMGTEAAQMVVDTITLSTTKGVVPSENRVIKEMIEAALSNDVRVFYELPETGAVFSAAQQNVGALFLGEITPEEFAARLQEAVQPSGS
- a CDS encoding carbohydrate ABC transporter permease, whose amino-acid sequence is MSHAATPRPPKPPSAFARTYGHLWFVLPGFLFFAAVMLFPLGFAVAISLTDWTGLGNEYSFIGLANYVEILMHAPFWRAAWHNAIIFVVILVFQHTVGLYIAVLLNERPRFMEVYRTVLFLPVIMSLVATGFVWTLMLSANIGLINPMLKAIGLGFLAEQWLSNPATALPTIIMVIAWNSLGWSIIIYLSSLQNVPEELKQAAEMDGANSRQVFWRVVFPQLSPAFTALTVLTFIGTFRTFDVVYVLTGPLGAPNFATDVLGTLIYRTAFGGSAFSSAEVRFAFGVAISILVLVVMAAICWGLIRILRSREIEQ